The following proteins come from a genomic window of Cervus canadensis isolate Bull #8, Minnesota chromosome 3, ASM1932006v1, whole genome shotgun sequence:
- the LOC122438913 gene encoding dnaJ homolog subfamily A member 4-like has translation MQTRGDLQGHPREEDYRGARGESVFQRRGHDLIMKMKIQLSEALCGFKKTIKTLDDRVLVITSKSGEVIKHGDLKCVRNEGMPIYKSPLEKGILIIQFLVIFPEKHWLPQDKLSQLEALLPPRQKVRITEDMDQVELKEFNPNEQNWRQHREAYEEDDDGPRAGVQCQTA, from the coding sequence ATGCAGACTAGAGGTGATTTACAAGGTCATCCGAGAGAAGAAGATTATCGAGGTGCACGTGGAGAAAGTGTCTTTCAGAGACGAGGCCATGACTtgatcatgaaaatgaaaattcagcttTCTGAAGCCCTTTGTGGCTTCAAGAAGACGATAAAAACACTGGATGATCGAGTCCTTGTTATTACATCCAAATCAGGTGAGGTGATAAAGCATGGGGACCTGAAATGTGTGCGTAATGAAGGAATGCCAATCTACAAATCACCTCTGGAGAAAGGGATTCTGATCATAcagtttttagttatttttcctgaaaaacaCTGGCTTCCCCAAGACAAGCTTTCCCAGCTGGAAGCTCTGCTCCCGCCTCGACAGAAAGTCAGGATTACAGAGGACATGGATCAGGTGGAGCTGAAGGAGTTTAATCCCAACGAGCAGAACTGGCGCCAGCACAGGGAGGCCTATGAAGAGGACGATGACGGGCCGCGGGCCGGAGTGCAGTGCCAGACGGCATGA